In Xenopus laevis strain J_2021 chromosome 2S, Xenopus_laevis_v10.1, whole genome shotgun sequence, a genomic segment contains:
- the nr1i2.S gene encoding nuclear receptor subfamily 1 group I member 2 S homeolog, with protein MSEVQEAVVLEEEEEEEEDPCNSCGTGEDEDDGEPKICRACGDRATGYHFNAMTCEGCKGFFRRAMKRNLRLSCPFQNSCVINKNNRRHCQACRLKKCLDIGMRKELIMSDEAVEQRRALIKRKQNLSLSPPTPPGASLTPEQQHFITELVEAHTKTFDFNFTFFKNFRPIRRSPDPTQDPQATSSEAFLMLPHISDLFTYMLKGVISFAKMLPYFRSLAIEDQIALLKGSVLEVCVIRFNRMFNPKTNTWECGAFTYNADDMTMAGFSQQFLEPLLRIHCMMTKLNLESEAYALMATMALFSSDRPGVSDCEKIQNLQEHIALMLKAFIESHRPPSPQNRLLYPKIMECLTELRTINDIHSKQLMEIWDIQPDVTPLMREVFGSLNE; from the exons ATGTCCGAAGTGCAGGAGGCTGTGGTactggaggaagaagaagaggaggaagaagacccCTGTAACAGCTGTGGGACAGGGGAAGACGAGGACGACGGGGAACCTAAAATCTGCCGTGCATGTGGGGACCGAGCTACTGGGTATCACTTCAATGCTATGACATGCGAGGGCTGCAAGGGATTCTTCAG GCGGGCCATGAAGAGGAACTTGCGGCTCAGCTGCCCCTTCCAGAATTCCTGTGTCATCAACAAGAACAATCGGCGGCACTGCCAGGCCTGCCGGCTCAAGAAATGCCTGGACATTGGCATGAGGAAAGAGC TGATCATGTCAGATGAAGCGGTGGAACAGAGGAGAGCGCTAATTAAGAGAAAGCAGAACTTATCCCTGTCGCCCCCCACACCCCCAGGAGCCAGTCTGACTCCAGAGCAGCAGCACTTTATCACTGAACTGGTTGAGGCTCACACCAAAACCTTTGACTTCAACTTCACCTTCTTCAAGAACTTTCGG CCCATAAGGAGATCTCCAGACCCAACTCAGGATCCCCAAGCTACCTCCTCTGAAGCCTTTTTGATGCTACCTCATATATCCGACCTTTTCACCTACATGCTCAAGGGTGTCATCAGCTTTGCCAAAATGCTCCCCTACTTCAG GAGCCTGGCCATTGAAGACCAGATTGCTCTCCTGAAGGGTTCTGTCCTGGAGGTGTGTGTGATTCGATTCAACAGGATGTTCAACCCCAAGACCAATACGTGGGAGTGTGGCGCCTTCACCTATAATGCTGACGATATGACCATGG CCGGCTTCAGTCAACAGTTCCTTGAGCCCCTGCTGAGAATACACTGCATGATGACAAAACTGAATCTAGAAAGTGAGGCATATGCCCTGATGGCTACCATGGCTCTTTTCTCTTCGG ACCGACCGGGGGTCTCTGACTGTGAGAAGATCCAGAACCTGCAGGAACATATTGCCCTGATGCTGAAAGCATTCATCGAGAGCCATCGCCCACCCTCCCCACAGAACAG GCTTCTATACCCCAAGATCATGGAGTGCCTGACAGAGCTTCGGACCATTAATGACATACACAGCAAGCAGCTCATGGAGATATGGGACATACAGCCAGATGTTACCCCACTTATGCGAGAGGTCTTTGGATCCCTGAATGAGTGA
- the nr1i2.S gene encoding nuclear receptor subfamily 1 group I member 2 S homeolog isoform X1, producing MSEVQEAVVLEEEEEEEEDPCNSCGTGEDEDDGEPKICRACGDRATGYHFNAMTCEGCKGFFRRAMKRNLRLSCPFQNSCVINKNNRRHCQACRLKKCLDIGMRKELIMSDEAVEQRRALIKRKQNLSLSPPTPPGASLTPEQQHFITELVEAHTKTFDFNFTFFKNFRPIRRSPDPTQDPQATSSEAFLMLPHISDLFTYMLKGVISFAKMLPYFRMFNPKTNTWECGAFTYNADDMTMAGFSQQFLEPLLRIHCMMTKLNLESEAYALMATMALFSSDRPGVSDCEKIQNLQEHIALMLKAFIESHRPPSPQNRLLYPKIMECLTELRTINDIHSKQLMEIWDIQPDVTPLMREVFGSLNE from the exons ATGTCCGAAGTGCAGGAGGCTGTGGTactggaggaagaagaagaggaggaagaagacccCTGTAACAGCTGTGGGACAGGGGAAGACGAGGACGACGGGGAACCTAAAATCTGCCGTGCATGTGGGGACCGAGCTACTGGGTATCACTTCAATGCTATGACATGCGAGGGCTGCAAGGGATTCTTCAG GCGGGCCATGAAGAGGAACTTGCGGCTCAGCTGCCCCTTCCAGAATTCCTGTGTCATCAACAAGAACAATCGGCGGCACTGCCAGGCCTGCCGGCTCAAGAAATGCCTGGACATTGGCATGAGGAAAGAGC TGATCATGTCAGATGAAGCGGTGGAACAGAGGAGAGCGCTAATTAAGAGAAAGCAGAACTTATCCCTGTCGCCCCCCACACCCCCAGGAGCCAGTCTGACTCCAGAGCAGCAGCACTTTATCACTGAACTGGTTGAGGCTCACACCAAAACCTTTGACTTCAACTTCACCTTCTTCAAGAACTTTCGG CCCATAAGGAGATCTCCAGACCCAACTCAGGATCCCCAAGCTACCTCCTCTGAAGCCTTTTTGATGCTACCTCATATATCCGACCTTTTCACCTACATGCTCAAGGGTGTCATCAGCTTTGCCAAAATGCTCCCCTACTTCAG GATGTTCAACCCCAAGACCAATACGTGGGAGTGTGGCGCCTTCACCTATAATGCTGACGATATGACCATGG CCGGCTTCAGTCAACAGTTCCTTGAGCCCCTGCTGAGAATACACTGCATGATGACAAAACTGAATCTAGAAAGTGAGGCATATGCCCTGATGGCTACCATGGCTCTTTTCTCTTCGG ACCGACCGGGGGTCTCTGACTGTGAGAAGATCCAGAACCTGCAGGAACATATTGCCCTGATGCTGAAAGCATTCATCGAGAGCCATCGCCCACCCTCCCCACAGAACAG GCTTCTATACCCCAAGATCATGGAGTGCCTGACAGAGCTTCGGACCATTAATGACATACACAGCAAGCAGCTCATGGAGATATGGGACATACAGCCAGATGTTACCCCACTTATGCGAGAGGTCTTTGGATCCCTGAATGAGTGA